A single window of Streptomyces cathayae DNA harbors:
- a CDS encoding spermidine synthase — MTTPYDIPEILDRREGPYGEVALRRHGHLLQIIANGCFLMDTSDGRSERLLIDAALAALDAADTRAKHGPRPGPHVLIGGLGVGFSLAHAATQPRWGRITVVEREPAVIDWHRAGPLPPFAEVSAPALADPRTAIVETDLVAYVKETSDTFDALCLDIDNGPDWTVTEGNEGLYSPTGLLACARVLNPGGVLAVWSAKPSPDFEETLRNAGFQQVRTEEVPVARGVPDVVHLGVRPG; from the coding sequence ATGACCACCCCGTACGACATTCCCGAAATCCTGGACCGCCGCGAGGGCCCGTACGGGGAGGTGGCGCTCCGCCGGCACGGCCACCTGCTGCAGATCATCGCGAACGGCTGCTTCCTGATGGACACCTCCGACGGCCGTTCGGAGCGGCTGCTGATCGACGCCGCCCTGGCCGCACTCGACGCCGCCGACACCCGCGCGAAACACGGCCCGCGACCGGGCCCGCACGTCCTCATCGGCGGGCTGGGCGTCGGCTTCTCGCTCGCCCACGCCGCCACCCAGCCCCGCTGGGGGCGCATCACCGTGGTGGAGCGCGAACCCGCCGTCATCGACTGGCACCGCGCGGGCCCGCTGCCCCCGTTCGCCGAGGTCTCCGCCCCCGCCCTCGCCGACCCCCGCACGGCGATCGTCGAGACCGACCTGGTGGCGTACGTCAAGGAGACGTCCGACACATTCGACGCGCTCTGCCTCGACATCGACAACGGGCCCGACTGGACCGTCACCGAGGGCAATGAAGGGCTCTACTCCCCCACCGGACTCCTGGCCTGTGCAAGGGTGTTGAACCCCGGCGGGGTGCTCGCGGTGTGGTCGGCCAAGCCCTCTCCGGATTTCGAAGAAACCTTGCGTAATGCCGGATTCCAGCAGGTGCGTACCGAAGAGGTCCCGGTTGCCCGGGGCGTTCCGGACGTCGTACACCTCGGCGTCCGCCCTGGATAG
- a CDS encoding response regulator transcription factor yields the protein MEQTHTSHNGTAAATPGAQRRVLVVEDDATIVDAIATRLRAEGFLVQTAGDGPSAVDTAEAWQPDLLILDIMLPGFDGLEVCRRVQAQRPVPVMMLTARDDETDMLVGLGVGADDYMTKPFSMRELAARVHVLLRRMERAALAATTPRSGILRLGELEIDHAQRRVRVHSDDVHLTPTEFDLLVCLANTPRAVLSREQLLAEVWDWADASGTRTVDSHIKALRRKIGAERIRTVHGVGYALETPTP from the coding sequence ATGGAGCAGACACACACCTCCCACAACGGCACGGCGGCGGCCACTCCGGGCGCACAACGCCGGGTCCTGGTGGTCGAGGACGACGCGACGATCGTGGACGCCATCGCGACCCGCCTTCGTGCCGAGGGATTCCTGGTGCAGACGGCGGGCGACGGTCCGTCCGCCGTCGACACGGCGGAGGCATGGCAGCCCGACCTGCTGATCCTCGACATCATGCTGCCGGGCTTCGACGGCCTGGAGGTCTGCCGGCGCGTGCAGGCCCAGCGGCCGGTGCCGGTCATGATGCTGACCGCGCGTGACGACGAGACCGACATGCTGGTCGGCCTGGGCGTCGGCGCCGACGACTACATGACCAAGCCGTTCTCCATGCGGGAACTGGCGGCCCGCGTGCACGTACTGCTGCGCCGCATGGAGCGGGCGGCCCTGGCCGCCACCACACCGCGCAGCGGCATCCTGCGCCTGGGCGAGCTGGAGATCGACCACGCGCAGCGCAGGGTGCGGGTGCACAGCGATGACGTCCACCTGACGCCCACCGAGTTCGACCTGCTGGTGTGCCTGGCGAACACGCCCCGCGCGGTGCTCTCCCGGGAGCAGCTGCTGGCCGAGGTCTGGGACTGGGCGGACGCCTCCGGCACCCGTACCGTCGACAGCCACATCAAGGCGCTGCGCCGGAAGATCGGCGCCGAGCGCATCCGTACCGTGCACGGCGTGGGCTACGCCCTGGAGACGCCGACGCCGTGA
- a CDS encoding HAMP domain-containing sensor histidine kinase, whose translation MSDGPAARRGPGDRGPRGGVRPFSIKTKLGALVVISVLITTGLSVVAVHTKTELRFITVFSMIATLLITQFVAHSLTAPLDDMNAVARSISHGDYTRRVRENRRDELGDLAQTINVMADELEAQDHQRKELVANVSHELRTPIAGLRAVLENIVDGVTEADPETMRTALKQTERLGRLVETLLDLSRLDNGVVPLKRQRFEVWPYLSGVLKEANMVASARAGMATGSGSHTRTDVYLRLDVSPPELTAHVDPERIHQVVANLIDNAVKHSPPHGHVTVRARPGTQPDSLRLEILDEGPGIPRTEWHRVFERFNRGSVNLPHGPGSDGGTGLGLAIARWAVDLHGGRIGVAESERGCRILITLPGASPTSG comes from the coding sequence GTGAGCGACGGGCCCGCCGCACGGAGAGGCCCCGGGGACCGCGGTCCCCGGGGCGGTGTCCGCCCGTTCTCGATCAAGACCAAGCTGGGCGCGCTGGTCGTCATCTCGGTGCTGATCACCACCGGTCTCTCGGTGGTCGCGGTGCACACCAAGACCGAGCTGCGCTTCATCACGGTCTTCTCGATGATCGCCACGCTGCTCATCACACAGTTCGTGGCGCACTCGCTCACCGCGCCGCTGGACGACATGAACGCCGTGGCCCGGTCCATCTCGCACGGCGACTACACCCGCCGGGTGCGGGAGAACCGCCGGGACGAGCTGGGCGACCTGGCCCAGACCATCAACGTCATGGCCGACGAGCTGGAGGCCCAGGACCATCAGCGCAAGGAGCTGGTGGCCAACGTCTCGCACGAGCTGCGCACCCCGATCGCGGGGCTGCGCGCGGTGCTGGAGAACATCGTCGACGGCGTCACCGAGGCCGACCCCGAGACGATGCGCACGGCGCTGAAGCAGACCGAGCGGCTCGGCCGGCTGGTGGAGACGCTGCTCGACCTGTCCCGCCTGGACAACGGTGTCGTCCCGCTGAAGCGGCAGCGCTTCGAGGTGTGGCCGTACCTGTCCGGCGTGCTCAAGGAGGCCAACATGGTCGCCTCCGCGCGCGCGGGCATGGCCACCGGCTCCGGCAGCCACACCCGTACGGACGTCTATCTGCGCCTCGACGTCTCGCCGCCGGAGCTCACCGCGCACGTCGACCCGGAGCGCATCCACCAGGTGGTCGCCAACCTCATCGACAACGCGGTCAAGCACAGTCCGCCGCACGGCCATGTGACGGTCAGGGCGCGGCCCGGAACGCAGCCGGATTCGCTGCGGCTGGAAATCCTGGACGAGGGGCCCGGTATTCCGCGGACCGAATGGCACCGCGTCTTCGAGCGCTTCAACCGCGGCAGCGTCAATCTGCCGCACGGCCCGGGCAGCGACGGCGGCACCGGTCTCGGTCTGGCGATCGCCCGCTGGGCCGTCGATCTCCACGGCGGACGGATCGGGGTGGCCGAATCCGAGCGCGGTTGCCGGATTCTTATCACTCTTCCGGGAGCCTCTCCCACGTCAGGTTGA